Proteins encoded together in one Desulfosporosinus meridiei DSM 13257 window:
- a CDS encoding tyrosine-type recombinase/integrase yields the protein MTKEEVLAKLVFDVELRGLSKNTQAEYYTKVKLFQEHYNKPATELGQEDIRQFLHYLTTEKKLASGSVNTYNSALRFLYGVTFNIKLNLRQIPRHRKQRKFPEILTKEEIQALFDACDNLRDKCILMTLYGAGLRLSEVAALKVSDIDSSKMQLFIRNAKGSKDRYALLSQANLDILRTYWKAYRPKEWLFYGRNRNSAPMTSRAIQNLFHKYVIKANISKNVTVHSMRHCFATHLLASGVSVFHIKQLLGHTDIASTCFYLHLLKIESLNVKSPLDELVELDKANG from the coding sequence ATGACAAAGGAAGAGGTTTTAGCCAAATTAGTTTTCGATGTGGAACTTAGAGGGTTAAGTAAAAACACCCAGGCCGAGTATTACACCAAAGTAAAACTTTTTCAAGAACACTACAATAAACCTGCCACCGAGTTGGGCCAAGAGGATATTCGACAGTTCCTCCACTATCTCACGACAGAAAAAAAGTTAGCTTCTGGCTCGGTAAACACTTACAACAGCGCTCTTCGTTTTTTGTACGGTGTCACATTTAACATTAAGTTGAATCTAAGGCAAATCCCCCGCCACCGCAAACAACGTAAATTCCCCGAAATTCTTACCAAAGAGGAAATTCAGGCCCTTTTTGATGCCTGCGATAATTTAAGAGATAAATGCATTCTCATGACTCTTTATGGTGCAGGGCTTCGCCTTAGTGAAGTGGCTGCGCTTAAAGTTTCAGATATCGATAGCAGCAAAATGCAGTTGTTCATCCGTAATGCTAAAGGCAGTAAAGATCGATATGCTCTGCTTTCACAAGCCAACCTCGATATTCTCAGAACTTACTGGAAGGCTTATCGTCCTAAAGAATGGCTTTTTTACGGCAGAAATCGCAATAGTGCTCCGATGACCAGTAGAGCTATTCAAAATCTGTTCCATAAATATGTTATTAAAGCTAATATCAGCAAAAATGTAACGGTACACAGCATGAGACACTGTTTTGCAACTCATCTACTGGCATCGGGTGTCAGTGTTTTTCACATTAAACAATTGCTCGGACACACGGACATTGCATCAACGTGTTTCTA